The following proteins are co-located in the Microbacterium profundi genome:
- a CDS encoding glutamine synthetase family protein, with the protein MDKQRDFVLRTIEERGVKFVRLWFTDVIGTLKSVAIAPAEVEGAFAEGIGFDGSAIEGLTRTYESDLLAQPDPTTFQTLPWRGEVDPTARMFCDLTTPDGQPAVADPRHVLKRTLAKAADAGFTFYTHPEIEFYLLKSSVIGPEGPVPVDSAGYFDNVPGGTAHDFRRRSVRMLEDLGISVEYSHHEGGPGQNEIDLRYADALTMADNIMTFRTVVKEVAIEQGVYATFMPKPMSDQPGSGMHTHMSLFEGDQNAFWEEGAQYQLSKTGRHFIAGLLKHANEIAAVTNQFVNSYKRLWGGDEAPSFVTWGHTNRSALIRVPMYKPHKSQSSRVEYRGLDSAANPYLAYALLLAAGLKGIEEEYELPPEAENNVWSLSDAERRALGYSSLPASLDHALEYMESSELVAETLGEQVFNYVLLNKRKEWEAYRGQVTPFELKSNLELL; encoded by the coding sequence ATGGACAAGCAGCGAGACTTCGTGCTGCGCACGATCGAAGAACGCGGCGTGAAGTTCGTGCGCCTGTGGTTCACCGACGTGATCGGCACGCTGAAGTCCGTGGCCATCGCTCCCGCCGAGGTCGAGGGCGCGTTCGCCGAGGGGATCGGATTCGACGGCTCCGCGATCGAGGGCCTCACTCGCACGTACGAGTCCGACCTGCTCGCGCAGCCCGACCCGACGACCTTCCAGACGCTGCCGTGGCGCGGCGAGGTCGACCCGACCGCCCGCATGTTCTGCGATCTCACCACCCCTGACGGCCAGCCCGCCGTCGCCGACCCGCGGCACGTGCTCAAGCGCACGCTCGCCAAGGCCGCCGACGCCGGCTTCACGTTCTACACTCACCCCGAGATCGAGTTCTACCTGCTCAAGTCATCGGTGATCGGGCCCGAGGGCCCTGTTCCCGTCGACTCCGCAGGATACTTCGACAACGTGCCCGGCGGGACGGCGCACGATTTCCGCCGACGCTCGGTGCGGATGCTGGAAGACCTGGGCATCTCCGTCGAGTACAGCCACCACGAGGGCGGGCCGGGTCAGAACGAGATCGACCTGCGCTACGCGGACGCACTCACGATGGCCGACAACATCATGACGTTCCGCACGGTCGTCAAGGAGGTCGCGATCGAGCAGGGCGTGTACGCGACGTTCATGCCGAAGCCGATGAGCGACCAGCCCGGCAGCGGCATGCACACGCACATGTCGCTGTTCGAAGGCGACCAGAACGCCTTCTGGGAGGAAGGCGCCCAGTACCAGCTCTCCAAGACGGGGCGGCATTTCATCGCAGGCCTGCTCAAGCACGCCAACGAGATCGCCGCCGTCACGAACCAGTTCGTGAACTCCTACAAGCGGCTGTGGGGCGGCGACGAGGCGCCCAGCTTCGTGACCTGGGGCCACACCAACCGCTCCGCCCTCATCCGCGTGCCGATGTACAAGCCGCACAAGAGCCAGTCCTCGCGTGTCGAGTACCGGGGCCTCGACTCGGCAGCCAACCCGTATCTCGCGTACGCGCTGCTGCTCGCCGCCGGCCTCAAAGGCATCGAGGAGGAGTACGAGCTGCCGCCCGAGGCCGAGAACAACGTGTGGTCGCTGAGCGACGCTGAGCGCCGCGCGCTCGGTTACTCCTCACTGCCCGCCAGCCTCGACCACGCCCTCGAGTACATGGAGTCATCCGAGCTCGTCGCCGAAACGCTCGGCGAGCAGGTGTTCAACTACGTGCTGCTCAACAAGCGCAAGGAGTGGGAGGCCTACCGCGGCCAGGTCACCCCGTTCGAGCTGAAGAGCAACCTCGAGCTTCTCTGA
- a CDS encoding aldo/keto reductase, with the protein MTALPTRTAQNGFTLPAIGLGTYRLNGAEGAAAIAAGIDAGYRLVDSAFNYENEGTVGRGVADAATDRAEVIVTTKLPGRHHRAEKARTSIEESRFRLGLDATDLHLIHWPNPSQDEYVQAWAELVDAQRRGVVRQIGVSNFLPEHLERLEHETGVRPVVNQIELHPYFPQEEQLAYHLEHGIITEAWSPLGRAKALLEEPVIVEVAAAHDISPAQAVLAWHVARESVAIPKASSLEHQRANFAAASVVLEDAEVAAITALGRPDGRLFDADPRTHEES; encoded by the coding sequence ATGACCGCTCTGCCCACGCGCACAGCCCAAAACGGCTTCACCCTTCCCGCCATCGGGCTGGGAACGTACCGCCTCAACGGCGCCGAGGGTGCGGCCGCGATCGCCGCAGGAATCGACGCCGGCTATCGCCTGGTCGATTCCGCGTTCAACTACGAGAACGAAGGCACGGTGGGCCGTGGCGTGGCGGATGCTGCGACGGACCGCGCAGAGGTCATCGTCACCACGAAGCTGCCCGGCCGGCACCACCGGGCGGAGAAGGCACGAACGAGCATCGAGGAGAGCCGATTCCGACTCGGGCTCGATGCCACCGATCTGCACCTCATCCACTGGCCGAACCCCAGTCAGGACGAGTATGTGCAGGCGTGGGCCGAGCTCGTGGATGCGCAGCGGCGCGGCGTGGTGCGACAGATCGGCGTGTCGAACTTCCTGCCGGAGCACCTCGAGCGGCTCGAGCACGAGACGGGCGTGCGCCCGGTCGTGAACCAGATCGAATTGCATCCGTACTTCCCGCAGGAGGAGCAGCTCGCCTATCACCTGGAGCACGGCATCATCACCGAGGCCTGGAGTCCCCTCGGCCGCGCGAAGGCACTGCTGGAGGAGCCGGTGATCGTCGAGGTCGCAGCGGCCCACGACATCTCGCCCGCGCAGGCCGTGCTCGCCTGGCATGTCGCGCGTGAGAGCGTGGCGATCCCGAAGGCGTCGTCGCTGGAGCACCAGCGCGCGAACTTCGCCGCAGCATCCGTCGTCCTGGAAGACGCCGAGGTCGCCGCGATCACTGCTCTGGGTCGGCCGGACGGCCGCCTCTTCGACGCCGACCCGAGGACGCACGAGGAGTCCTGA
- a CDS encoding YchJ family protein, whose protein sequence is MRCPCLSGDTFETCCAPLLAAEATAPTAERLMRSRFTAFAVGDAPYLLRSWHPSTRPRDLELDTDIRWTRLDILETEAGGPFDTSGIVSFEAFYREGGVQASMKERSRFVREDRMWSYVDGAPVE, encoded by the coding sequence ATGCGATGTCCCTGCCTGTCCGGCGACACATTCGAGACGTGCTGCGCTCCGCTGCTTGCCGCAGAAGCGACCGCGCCGACTGCAGAGCGCCTCATGCGGTCGCGATTCACGGCGTTCGCGGTCGGCGATGCGCCGTACCTGCTGCGCTCATGGCATCCGTCGACCAGGCCGAGAGATCTCGAACTCGACACCGACATCCGCTGGACGCGGCTCGACATCCTGGAGACCGAGGCCGGCGGTCCGTTCGACACGAGCGGGATCGTGTCGTTCGAGGCGTTCTACCGCGAGGGCGGAGTACAGGCGTCGATGAAAGAGCGCAGCCGCTTCGTGCGTGAGGACAGGATGTGGTCGTACGTCGACGGCGCGCCCGTCGAATGA
- a CDS encoding bifunctional 3'-5' exonuclease/DNA polymerase: MKAASASDARFLLASAGGGDYVAIELDPGGEERERAELAGSDLVDWVRGVEQSRSPRWVIRSARELYPRMLAAGVFLTRSHDLLLCHAILRDTDRVARPLAPSEDWLPREPDAGEPALFDLLARPSGDSVDDLLEQYREQCRVIAADKTGRLPLLCAAESAGGLIAEEMRAGGLPWDGEAHDRILVDVLGPRQPGGGQPARMAELAEKVRFHLGDPQLHLDSHVKLLRALHRVGVNVESTSQWELSEVTHPVIEPLLAYKKLSRLLSANGWAWLSEWVHAGRFRPVYIPGGVVTGRWASSGGGALQIPRILRPAVQADEGWMLVVADVAQLEPRMLAAMAGDKAMAEAARGRDLYAGVVASGAVATREEAKYAVLGAMYGATTGDSGRLVPRLRKVYPRAMRLVDDAARTGEDGGVVSTNLGRSSPHPDAAWQAAQSEASGADADPVEVKRARQSARERGRFTRNFVVQGTAAEWALIWLAEIRHRLRSLPEATTAAAASGPFARNAHLAFFLHDEVILHVPAESADAAAEAVRKAAAVATRRLFGEFPIDVPLDLRIVQTAEK, encoded by the coding sequence GTGAAGGCGGCGTCCGCATCGGACGCGAGATTTCTGCTGGCGTCCGCCGGCGGCGGTGACTACGTCGCCATCGAGCTCGACCCCGGCGGCGAAGAACGAGAACGTGCAGAGCTCGCGGGTTCTGACCTCGTCGATTGGGTGCGCGGGGTCGAGCAGAGCAGATCGCCGCGTTGGGTGATCCGCAGCGCGAGAGAGCTGTATCCCCGGATGCTGGCGGCCGGCGTCTTCCTGACGAGGTCGCATGACCTGCTGCTGTGCCATGCGATCCTTCGAGACACCGATCGTGTCGCACGCCCGCTCGCACCGTCGGAGGACTGGCTTCCTCGCGAACCCGATGCCGGAGAACCGGCGCTGTTCGACCTGCTCGCGCGGCCCTCCGGCGATTCCGTGGACGACCTCCTCGAGCAGTACCGCGAGCAGTGCCGCGTGATCGCCGCTGACAAGACGGGGCGACTGCCGCTGCTGTGCGCGGCAGAATCCGCCGGCGGGCTGATCGCCGAGGAGATGCGAGCGGGCGGACTGCCGTGGGATGGCGAGGCGCACGACCGCATCCTCGTCGACGTGCTCGGTCCGCGGCAGCCGGGCGGCGGACAGCCCGCCCGCATGGCCGAGCTCGCAGAGAAGGTGCGCTTCCACCTCGGTGACCCTCAGCTCCATCTGGACAGTCACGTGAAACTCCTCCGAGCCCTGCACCGTGTGGGCGTGAACGTCGAATCGACGAGCCAATGGGAGCTGAGCGAGGTCACGCACCCGGTGATCGAGCCTCTGCTGGCGTACAAGAAGCTCTCGCGCCTTCTGAGCGCGAACGGCTGGGCGTGGTTGTCGGAATGGGTGCACGCCGGCCGATTCCGTCCCGTGTACATCCCCGGAGGGGTCGTCACCGGCCGCTGGGCGTCGTCGGGTGGGGGAGCGCTGCAGATCCCGCGGATCCTCCGCCCTGCGGTGCAGGCGGACGAGGGCTGGATGCTGGTCGTCGCGGATGTCGCCCAGCTCGAGCCGCGCATGCTGGCGGCGATGGCCGGCGACAAGGCCATGGCAGAGGCGGCGCGCGGTCGCGATCTGTATGCGGGTGTCGTCGCATCAGGGGCGGTGGCGACGCGCGAAGAGGCGAAGTACGCGGTGCTCGGAGCGATGTACGGAGCGACGACGGGCGACAGCGGTCGGTTGGTTCCGCGACTGCGCAAGGTCTATCCGCGGGCGATGCGCCTCGTGGACGACGCGGCGCGCACAGGAGAGGACGGCGGTGTCGTGTCGACGAACCTCGGCCGTTCCTCGCCTCACCCCGATGCCGCATGGCAGGCGGCGCAGAGCGAGGCCAGCGGCGCCGACGCCGATCCGGTCGAGGTGAAGCGCGCGCGGCAGAGTGCGCGCGAGCGCGGCCGTTTCACCCGCAACTTCGTGGTGCAGGGCACCGCAGCCGAGTGGGCGCTGATCTGGCTGGCGGAGATCCGTCATCGGCTGCGCAGCCTTCCCGAAGCGACGACGGCGGCCGCGGCATCCGGTCCCTTCGCTCGCAATGCGCATCTGGCGTTCTTCCTGCACGACGAGGTGATCCTGCATGTGCCGGCCGAGTCGGCGGATGCCGCGGCCGAGGCCGTGCGCAAGGCGGCGGCCGTGGCCACCCGGCGTCTGTTCGGCGAATTCCCGATCGATGTGCCGCTTGATCTGCGAATCGTGCAGACCGCGGAGAAGTAG
- a CDS encoding zinc ribbon domain-containing protein, whose protein sequence is MNATPEHQRLLLDVADLDRRIQQAERARTTPAQGPRINELAKERQEQLRELTILTGARDDARTELARLESDVKLVEQRRTRDTERLAASSNAKDAQALEHELASLAKRVSDLEDMELEVMSRVEEAEAAVATQQALIDVTTAEGTELTTQAKAAVAAAATEVEHLTRDRAAITADMPAELVADYDRRASRGIGVGLLLRGTCEGCRMMLSGTHLKEVRQAAPDAVVSCPECGAILVRTDESGL, encoded by the coding sequence GTGAACGCCACCCCCGAGCATCAGCGCCTCCTTCTCGACGTCGCCGACCTGGATCGCCGCATCCAGCAGGCCGAGCGCGCGCGCACGACGCCGGCGCAGGGCCCCCGCATCAACGAGCTCGCGAAGGAGCGCCAGGAGCAGCTTCGAGAGCTGACGATCCTGACGGGTGCACGTGACGACGCTCGCACGGAGCTCGCCCGGTTGGAATCCGACGTGAAGCTCGTCGAGCAGCGCCGCACTCGCGACACGGAGCGGTTGGCTGCGTCCTCGAACGCGAAAGACGCCCAGGCCCTCGAGCACGAGCTCGCGAGCCTCGCCAAGCGCGTCAGCGACCTCGAGGACATGGAGCTCGAGGTCATGTCGCGCGTGGAAGAAGCCGAGGCTGCCGTCGCCACGCAACAGGCGCTCATCGACGTGACCACGGCAGAGGGAACCGAGCTCACCACGCAGGCGAAGGCCGCGGTGGCGGCTGCCGCGACCGAGGTCGAACACCTGACCCGCGATCGCGCTGCGATCACCGCAGACATGCCTGCAGAGCTGGTCGCGGACTACGATCGTCGCGCCTCGCGCGGCATCGGTGTCGGTCTGCTGCTCCGGGGCACGTGCGAGGGCTGCCGCATGATGTTGTCGGGAACACACCTCAAAGAGGTCCGCCAGGCCGCGCCCGACGCGGTCGTGTCGTGCCCTGAGTGCGGCGCCATCCTGGTGCGCACCGACGAATCAGGCCTGTGA
- the ppgK gene encoding polyphosphate--glucose phosphotransferase, which produces MAKAIGVDIGGTGIKAGIVNLKKGALDSDRVRVDTPKGAAPEDVLKAVNEVLDTLEVRDSDLPLGVAFPAIVKNGKTLSAANVSEKWIGFEAEKFFEDGLGRHITFVNDADAAGVAEVRHGAARDVDGLTILATLGTGIGSAFLYDGVLLPNTELGHLLYNGTTIKDASIETWTAYSAMEREKLSWEDWSARLQVFFSHVEFLFSPDLFVVGGGVSKHPEKFIPLLELNTPIIPAIHRNSSGIIGAASLAAD; this is translated from the coding sequence ATGGCAAAAGCGATCGGCGTCGACATCGGCGGCACAGGCATCAAAGCAGGCATTGTCAACCTCAAGAAGGGTGCGCTCGATTCGGATCGCGTCCGGGTGGACACACCCAAGGGCGCAGCGCCTGAAGACGTGCTCAAGGCCGTCAACGAGGTGCTCGACACGCTCGAAGTACGGGATTCGGATCTTCCTCTCGGCGTGGCCTTCCCCGCGATCGTGAAGAACGGCAAGACCCTGTCTGCAGCGAACGTCTCCGAGAAGTGGATCGGCTTCGAGGCCGAGAAGTTCTTCGAGGACGGTCTCGGCCGTCACATCACCTTCGTGAACGACGCGGATGCCGCCGGCGTCGCCGAGGTGCGACACGGTGCTGCGCGAGACGTCGACGGCCTCACGATCCTCGCCACGCTCGGCACCGGCATCGGCTCGGCGTTCCTTTACGACGGCGTGCTGCTGCCGAACACGGAGCTCGGGCACCTGCTCTACAACGGCACGACCATCAAGGACGCCTCCATCGAGACGTGGACGGCGTACTCGGCGATGGAGCGCGAGAAGCTGTCCTGGGAGGACTGGTCGGCGCGCCTGCAGGTGTTCTTCTCGCACGTCGAGTTCCTGTTCAGCCCTGATCTGTTCGTCGTCGGCGGAGGCGTGTCCAAGCACCCGGAGAAGTTCATCCCGCTGCTCGAACTGAACACGCCGATCATCCCGGCCATCCACCGCAACTCGTCGGGAATCATCGGCGCCGCCTCGCTCGCAGCCGACTGA